The following is a genomic window from Nitrospira sp..
TCGGGCAAGCGGCCTTCTGCCATCAGGATTTGCTTACGTGCTTCGCGCCCGATCACCGATTGAAAATCCCTGATCATCATCGGATAGGGATGCGCGCCGAGAACCGAACCCAAAACATAATGGGTGGTCCGCACATTGGTGGTCCAATCCCGCATGGCTTCGCTGATCGCGTCCTTCAGGGTCCGGCTGCCCGCATCGACCCCCGTCACGGTCGAGCCGAGGAGCCGCATCCGGAACACGTTCAGCGCCTGCCGCTGCATGTCCTCCGTCCCCATGTAGATTTCACATTGGAGGCCGAACATGGCGGCCACGGTCGCGGTCGCCACCCCATGCTGGCCGGCGCCGGTCTCGGCGATGAGCCGCGGCTTCTTCATGCGCTTGGCGAGGAGCGCCTGCCCGATGGCATTGTTGATCTTGTGGGCGCCGGTGTGACACAGATCTTCCCGCTTCAGATAGATCTTTGCGCCACCCAGCCGTTTCGTCAGCCGTTCGGCAAGGTAGAGCGGAGTGGGGCGCCCGACGTATTCTTTCAGATAATGCGCAAGCTCGGCTTGAAACCGCTTGTCCTGTTTCGTGCGTCGATAGACCTCTTCCAATTCCAGCAGCGCCGGCATCAGGGTCTCGGGAACATACCGCCCTCCATAGAGTCCGAACCGGCCATGTCGATCTGGTATCGCCATGAAT
Proteins encoded in this region:
- a CDS encoding Tryptophan synthase beta chain → MAIPDRHGRFGLYGGRYVPETLMPALLELEEVYRRTKQDKRFQAELAHYLKEYVGRPTPLYLAERLTKRLGGAKIYLKREDLCHTGAHKINNAIGQALLAKRMKKPRLIAETGAGQHGVATATVAAMFGLQCEIYMGTEDMQRQALNVFRMRLLGSTVTGVDAGSRTLKDAISEAMRDWTTNVRTTHYVLGSVLGAHPYPMMIRDFQSVIGREARKQILMAEGRLPDCLIACVGGGSNAMGLFHAFVPDKKVTMIGVEAGGLGIESGKHAARFAGGRPGVLQGTMTYLLQDEDGQVNLTHSVSAGLDYAAVGPEHSYYKETNRARYTSATDDEAMAAFDLLAGEEGIVPALESAHAIAEVMKRAPTMKKSQIIIVNLSGRGDKDVQQVARIKGVTL